Proteins from one Juglans microcarpa x Juglans regia isolate MS1-56 chromosome 6S, Jm3101_v1.0, whole genome shotgun sequence genomic window:
- the LOC121237952 gene encoding uncharacterized protein LOC121237952 translates to MPGNEVEDRVHNFFGQENLSQGQHHSQTGHGNWPVLNSNLLVGNQRQNGAPFISDSKNYNVQQSDDSERGGGSQSLRVQHGFNLTQPNVRSEFGRSLPQNQHTTLNGYVRGHQFVQTRQNEANLLGMNTEADRHNLTLQGISILESQRGSGPELTKKNPSRLEDTESPVNYDFLGGQQQMSGQQPGMLQSLPRQHSGINDMQVLQQQFMLTQMQEHQRQQLEERHQSSINQVSPVPKQTAPNHSAALVNGIPINEASNYPWPPELVAGNSNWLQRGASQVIQGSSSGLMLSPEQGQALRMMGLVPQQVDQSLYGVPISSVRSTPSQNSHDQLDKPAFHQVLSSGNSFSGHQYATFPGQVNMNDETFASRQNFQAKNMFGPAAGQGLNSVPNLENLQQVNPQQRSASMQELNGRQELNGSSETSHEKTLVQVATSQSVSSLDPAEQKILFGSDENLWDAFGRGTRAGNMLDGTDFFNGFPSVQSGSWSALMQSAVAETSSADLGLQEEWSGPTFGDTGPPTGNQQPLTINDSSKQPVWTDNSLQTASALSSRPFPLSDDANRPSTSNNYFKVPGVQQSGLKTLHQQGDRFQNNSSNRSISQFQEEGSKWLDRNPLQKPTTEGSHIYGNFAQPSGVETSTKNISGSLAHPQIISSYNSGGQPYKRSNGRNFSESLSPDSGATLKHHENEKSSQLTQSSDHKGAAHLGIGHGAGRWRATIAPNSSAASEHVKSGIGSLQVFREDSSSNSIAAIPNSSTSRANQERSQQLQNINNLDFWKDVQPSGNSSGNEDLGKYRHHLDENPQFLESPGNNELDRGTVEMNEKEISNKKENSSDSSRSNMLNHTPTNGSRESVWLDASDSRNLIGSKQKLSNQLNRKPGTRRFQYHPMGNVDVVEPSYGPKHIANSQAMAQQVSQGLRGHDQSYVGQSRFLDQADRNSMELEKMDTKGLDEIPSKSMLPGYVPISSAPYDNSLGNYASNKTATSSQNMLELLHKVDQSNEHGIGRHISSSNLYPSSEMPETETSNGPVSHFQRNQSSATQGFGLQLAPPSQRLPIPDRVLSSQSSSQTALGSSHVASGTGDKANMWFASTASVQSLASSHESSQGEFRHNISDSSGQTPNKLSQYNVHGKFSTAVVSGSPSHHQGQHTTVASGQLMLHQTGQSVLASAPDASTRTQNDLACSAELSQPNSSDQIHSRDSAQSIPSSELMQVSLPSVTPGISQLTAFSKMIPNLWNSVTSQQHLFGAQPSKTPSNLFKFHHQSDNNSGPLKLDNQDAQKGGDGKPGFIASSINSQGFAGKEQLLEKNPGQQVSAENNDPVEHMLSLSQGRESVVKPVSDSPHSNAASTQRDIEAFGRSLRPNNAMHQNFSLLHQVQAMKTGEIDPSNHSAKRFKGPDSDRDVQHTAPKGGQPSYGYNNMVRDASCDHSLGPSGDSKMLGFSAKPGKSQDTNASSQDMFAFVQGNHHNLSTSSATAVRSENSQISPQMAPSWFEQYGSFKNGQTLPTYDVRKTATAKALERPFIIGKPTDSLLACSSTDQVNATADASHLAYVHQSSYSTSVANEQPSSPHLLPPDVTDHSVITVRPKKRKSATSELIPWHKELTEGSQRLQNISVAELVWAQAVNRQIEKVEDEAEVVEDGPLILIPKRRLILTTQLMQQLLRPPPAGVISADSRSHYESVAYFIARSVLGDACSAISIPGNDAFMATDNRSLLSEKLTTFGSAHHRYLKVMEDFIGKARKLETDLLRLDNRASILDLRVEYQDLERFSVINRFAKFHGRGQVDGPETSSSSDTTANSQKSCPQRYVTALPMPRNLPDRVQCLSL, encoded by the exons ATGCCTGGCAACGAAGTTGAAGACAGGGTCCACAATTTCTTTGGCCAAGAGAACTTGTCTCAGGGCCAGCATCATTCACAAACAGGTCACGGAAACTGGCCTGTTTTAAATAGCAATCTGTTGGTTGGAAACCAGAGACAGAACGGTGCACCTTTTATTTCCGATTCAAAGAATTACAATGTACAGCAGTCAG ATGACTCTGAGAGGGGAGGAGGAAGTCAGTCTTTGCGTGTGCAACATGGTTTCAACTTGACACAACCAAATGTGAGGTCTGAGTTTGGGCGAAGTTTGCCTCAGAACCAGCATACAACTTTGAATGGCTATGTGCGTGGACATCAATTTGTCCAAACAAGGCAGAATGAAGCAAACTTGTTGGGAATGAATACAGAAGCTGATCGGCATAATTTAACATTGCAAGGCATATCTATTCTTGAGTCACAGCGAGGCAGTGGTCCTGAGCTTACTAAGAAAAATCCATCAAGGTTGGAAGATACTGAATCTCCGGTTAATTATGATTTTCTTGGAGGTCAACAGCAAATGAGTGGCCAGCAACCTGGCATGCTGCAATCTTTGCCAAGGCAGCACTCTGGGATCAATGACATGCAGGTACTACAGCAACAATTCATGCTAACACAAATGCAAGAACATCAGAGGCAGCAGCTAGAGGAAAGGCATCAGAGTTCAATAAATCAGGTTTCCCCTGTCCCAAAACAGACAGCTCCCAACCATTCTGCTGCGCTGGTTAATGGCATTCCTATTAATGAGGCATCTAATTATCCATGGCCGCCTGAGCTTGTGGCAGGTAACTCAAATTGGCTGCAGCGTGGTGCATCTCAAGTTATACAAGGATCTTCTAGTGGACTTATGTTATCCCCTGAGCAAGGTCAGGCACTACGTATGATGGGATTAGTTCCTCAACAGGTTGATCAATCTCTTTATGGGGTTCCTATTTCTAGTGTAAGAAGTACTCCAAGTCAAAATTCTCATGATCAACTGGATAAGCCTGCATTTCATCAGGTTTTGTCCAGTGGTAATTCCTTTTCAGGTCACCAGTATGCTACATTTCCTGGTCAGGTTAACATGAACGATGAAACTTTTGCTTCCAGACAGAATTTTCAAGCAAAAAATATGTTTGGTCCTGCTGCTGGCCAAGGTCTAAACAGTGTACCTAATTTGGAAAACTTGCAGCAAGTGAATCCTCAGCAAAGAAGTGCATCCATGCAAGAATTGAATGGGAGGCAAGAGCTAAATGGATCTTCAGAAACATCACATGAGAAAACACTAGTGCAGGTTGCCACATCTCAGAGCGTGTCTTCCCTGGATCCAGCTGAACAAAAGATTTTGTTTGGCTCGGATGAAAATCTGTGGGATGCCTTTGGCAGGGGCACAAGGGCTGGTAATATGTTGGATGGTACTGATTTTTTCAATGGATTTCCTTCTGTGCAAAGTGGGAGTTGGAGTGCTCTTATGCAGTCTGCTGTTGCAGAAACTTCGAGTGCTGATTTAGGACTTCAGGAAGAGTGGAGTGGTCCGACATTTGGGGACACAGGACCTCCAACTGGGAATCAACAGCCCTTAACCATTAATGACAGTAGCAAACAGCCAGTCTGGACTGATAACAGCTTGCAGACTGCTTCGGCTTTGAGTTCTAGACCTTTCCCCCTTTCTGATGATGCAAATAGGCCCTCTACaagtaataattattttaaggtTCCAGGAGTTCAGCAGTCAGGACTCAAAACTCTGCATCAACAGGGTGACAGGTTTCAAAATAATTCTTCTAATAGAAGTATTTCACAGTTTCAGGAAGAAGGAAGCAAATGGTTAGATCGTAACCCACTACAAAAGCCAACAACTGAAGGCAGTcatatttatggaaattttgcTCAGCCTTCGGGGGTAGAAACAAGTACCAAGAACATTTCTGGTTCTTTGGCCCATCCACAGATTATATCTTCCTATAATAGTGGTGGCCAGCCTTACAAAAGATCAAATGGAAGGAATTTTTCAGAATCCTTGTCACCTGATAGTGGTGCTACTTTGAAACATCATGAGAatgaaaaatcatctcaactgaCTCAGAGTAGTGATCATAAGGGAGCCGCACACCTGGGAATTGGTCATGGTGCTGGTCGTTGGAGGGCTACCATTGCTCCTAATTCATCTGCTGCATCAGAACATGTAAAATCCGGCATAGGTAGCTTGCAGGTCTTCAGGGAAGATTCAAGTTCTAATAGTATTGCTGCAATTCCTAATTCAAGCACTTCGAGGGCCAACCAGGAAAGAAGCCAGCAGCTTCAAAACATTAATAATCTTGATTTCTGGAAGGATGTTCAACCCTCAGGGAACTCCAGTGGAAATGAGGATCTGGGGAAATACCGGCATCATCTCGATGAGAACCCTCAATTTTTGGAGTCACCTGGGAATAATGAGCTGGACAGGGGAACAGTTGAAATGAATGAGAAGGAGATCTCGAATAAAAAAGAGAACTCAAGTGACAGTTCTCGCTCTAACATGTTGAATCATACTCCTACCAATGGCTCGAGAGAGAGTGTGTGGCTAGATGCTAGTGACTCGCGTAATTTGATTGGGAGCAAACAAAAGTTATCCAATCAACTTAATCGAAAACCTGGAACTCGTAGATTTCAGTACCATCCAATGGGGAATGTAGATGTTGTGGAGCCTTCTTATGGCCCAAAACATATTGCAAATTCACAAGCAATGGCCCAGCAGGTTTCCCAAGGATTAAGAGGTCATGACCAGTCTTATGTTGGCCAATCAAGATTTTTGGATCAGGCCGATAGAAACTCTATGGAATTGGAGAAG ATGGACACCAAAGGCTTAGATGAGATACCTTCAAAAAGCATGCTTCCAGGTTATGTACCTATTTCATCTGCTCCCTATGACAACTCTCTGGGTAATTATGCCTCTAACAAGACAGCTACATCAAG tCAAAATATGCTGGAGCTTCTTCACAAGGTGGATCAATCAAATGAACATGGCATCGGAAGACACATTAGCTCTTCTAATCTCTATCCGTCTTCTGAGATGCCTGAAACAGAAACTTCCAATGGACCTGTTAGTCATTTTCAGCGAAATCAGTCCTCCGCCACTCAGGGTTTTGGTTTACAGTTGGCCCCTCCATCTCAACGGTTGCCAATTCCTGACCGTGTGTTGTCTTCTCAGAGCTCTTCACAAACAGCTCTTGGCTCATCTCATGTAGCTTCTGGGACTGGAGATAAGGCTAATATGTGGTTCGCCTCAACAGCCTCAGTTCAGTCTTTGGCATCTTCCCATGAATCATCTCAAGGTGAATTTAGGCATAATATTTCTGATAGTTCAGGCCAAACACCCAATAAACTGTCACAGTACAATGTCCATGGAAAATTCTCTACAGCTGTAGTGTCTGGTTCTCCAAGTCATCATCAAGGCCAGCACACCACTGTTGCAAGTGGGCAACTAATGTTGCATCAAACTGGTCAATCTGTACTGGCATCAGCACCAGACGCATCCACAAGGACTCAAAATGACCTGGCTTGTTCTGCAGAGTTGTCCCAGCCAAATAGTTCAGACCAAATCCATTCAAGAGATTCAGCCCAATCAATCCCGTCTTCGGAGCTCATGCAAGTCTCTCTGCCTTCTGTTACACCTGGCATTTCTCAACTGACTGCATTCTCAAAAATGATTCCTAATTTATGGAACAGTGTTACAAGCCAGCAACATTTGTTTGGGGCCCAGCCATCCAAGACTCCATCTAACTTGTTTAAGTTCCATCATCAATCAGATAACAATTCTGGACCTTTGAAGCTTGATAATCAAGATGCCCAGAAAGGAGGGGATGGTAAACCTGGATTTATTGCAAGTTCGATAAATTCACAAGGCTTTGCTGGGAAAGAGCAATTGTTGGAAAAAAACCCCGGGCAGCAAGTGTCAGCTGAGAATAATGACCCTGTTGAACACATGTTGAGCTTATCACAGGGGAGGGAATCTGTTGTAAAGCCTGTGTCTGATTCACCTCATTCAAATGCTGCTTCTACTCAAAGAGACATTGAAGCTTTTGGCCGTTCTTTAAGACCAAATAATGCTATGCATCAGAATTTCTCCTTACTGCATCAAGTACAAGCCATGAAAACTGGCGAGATTGATCCAAGTAATCATAGTGCAAAGAGATTTAAAGGTCCAGATTCTGATAGGGATGTACAGCACACAGCTCCAAAAGGAGGACAACCATCATATGGATACAATAATATGGTTAGAGATGCATCGTGTGATCACAGTTTAGGTCCATCTGGAGATTCTAAGATGCTAGGCTTTTCAGCTAAGCCAGGGAAAAGTCAGGATACAAATGCATCTTCTCAGGATATGTTTGCATTTGTTCAGGGCAATCATCATAATTTATCTACTAGTAGTGCAACTGCTGTTCGGTCTGAGAATTCTCAGATCAGTCCCCAGATGGCACCGTCCTGGTTTGAGCAGTATGGAAGCTTTAAAAATGGACAGACGTTGCCAACGTATGATGTGCGGAAGACTGCCACTGCAAAGGCTTTGGAGCGGCCTTTCATTATTGGGAAGCCGACTGACAGTTTGCTTGCTTGTAGTTCGACGGATCAAGTCAATGCTACTGCCGATGCTAGTCATCTTGCTTATGTTCATCAAAGTTCTTACTCTACATCAGTCGCAAATGAACAGCCCTCATCCCCTCATTTATTGCCTCCGGATGTCACCGATCATAGTGTGATTACTGTAAGACCGAAGAAGCGTAAGAGTGCTACATCAGAACTCATACCATGGCATAAAGAATTGACGGAAGGCTCCCAAAGGCTTCAGAATATCAG TGTGGCAGAATTAGTTTGGGCCCAAGCAGTTAATCGACAGATTGAGAAG gttgaagatgaagctgAGGTGGTTGAAGATGGTCCACTCATCCTCATACCTAAAAGAAGGCTAATTTTGACAACACAACTTATGCAGCAGCTGCTTCGCCCTCCTCCTGCAGGAGTTATCTCTGCTGATTCTAGGTCACACTATGAGAGCGTAGCTTACTTTATTGCCAGATCAGTACTAGGAGACGCATGCAGTGCAATCTCTATCCCTGGAAATGATGCTTTCATGGCTACCGACAACAGAAGCCT CCTGTCTGAGAAGCTCACAACATTTGGCAGTGCTCACCATCGATACTTAAAGGTCATGGAAGACTTTATTGGCAAAGCGAGGAAGCTCGAAACTGATTTGTTGAG ACTGGACAATAGAGCCTCGATATTAGACTTAAGAGTGGAATACCAGGATCTAGAGAGGTTTTCTGTCATCAATCGTTTTGCGAAATTTCATGGTCGGGGGCAAGTTGATGGACCTGAGACCTCTTCGTCCTCTGATACCACTGCAAATTCCCAAAAATCTTGCCCCCAGAGATATGTTACCGCACTTCCAATGCCTAGGAATCTCCCCGACAGGGTACAATGTCTTTCACtttga